The genomic interval GCCTTTTCAACCACATCATGACTCATTGAACATTAAGGAAAGGAGATAACCCGAACATTTATTTTGCTGAATTTCTCGTAAGACCTTACTTCTAACCCCAGGCAGACTGCAGGCTCCTACCTAAGCACACCATCTTCAGTAGTTCACACTGCAGGTGTAGGAGCTGTAGACACAAACCTCCTGAAATCTGATGGATCCAACTGTCACAACAACATTTTCAAGTGTTCATTTAATGTTTGCATAATATATGTCTTCTATTAAATTATTTCCAGAGTGATGTGTACAAGActgaaaagagatttttcttctgttaactAATTTTAAGATGGAACTTAGTCAATTTGTGCCTGAAATCATACGTTGTTGCCACTTGGAAAGTAGCAAGGCTGAGGCCAAATTTCTTTCTGGACCTGAATCCAATCAATTTTTAGTTTGAACACATAACTACAATAAAAGCTTCTGAACCTTCAAGGAAAGATATCTTGTAACTCCTCACCAAACAAACTggataaaataaattatcttttgagaatTCTTGTAACAAGTACTAAAAAAGCTGAGATATTTCAATAGGTTGTTTGGACAAGACACATACTTAAGggcactgaaaaaaataatgtggtCTGAATTTGTCTTAATATAATTGTATATTACCTAGAAAGAACATAACATTGCGCTAGAAATTCAGTGCACCAAGGAATTAGGGAGATTCCAGCCTCAGTTCTCTGAGGACTTGTTTTATGTTTCTGGGTAAATTATCTTTTGCTATGGCTCAACATCCCAAAtttaacaccttttttttctgaatgcaaAGTGGGGTTTTTCAATAACCTCGTTATTTAAAAACACGAAGATGAATCAAAGCATCCAAGCGCCATTCTGTCAGTAAACTTTTGCACTTTTAATTTATGTCAACTCAGagcaaaataaaagaataaataagGAATGTAAGCATCtccaaaaataaataagaacaaAGAAACTGAGGCTTGATGTGCTGGACAGTTACTGAAATATAACCCTCACAGTTCTAACCTTGAGCAGTCACAGAAGCCAAGGTaattctggcttgggccctcacaCTGGCTACTTTTGTAAGAGGTCCTAATGGTTTTTTAATCAGTTTTAGGATTGCTAGGACAGGGACCTCTGAGCCTCACAAACCAGGTGTAAATTCCTCAGGCAACCCCACTTCAGCCATCACCACCAGGTACTTACCCCCCATGTTCACAGAAGGAGTGGATGCACTCTCTGCTGGTTTTGTCCCACAGCTTGACAGTTTTATCATCACTGGCTGACACTATCAATCGTCCATCAGGAGAGAATCTAAGGTAAGAGTTACAGCAAATAAGAAATGTCCCCACACAAAAGGAGTATGGGGTCGACTGAATTTGGCTGACTGTCAAAGCATGTTGGTAAACACACCTTGCTTTTCAAGAAGTCACAGAGGCATCAGTGAGACTGAAAATCCAATCACTAAGTTGtggggaaaagaaagcaagccCTAAGTACTCAAACTATCCCTAATTCCACAAGCATATGAAATAACCCTCAGCAAAGTCTTGAGTCTGGCTTAAGACCTTGTGTCCTACTTGTTTCAATTTAAGTGTACCTCGAGTTGTTACTCTGCCCCGATTCAAAACAATTCCTGCCTTTGCCACAAGAGTTCAGAGCAACACAGTTACAAGAAAACAGCTACAGCAGTCTTCACCACTGCAGTGCATTAGGAAAATATATTAAGCTCCCATCTCAAAATCTCATATACATGACAGATCCAGACCTCTCTTCAGAAGCATACACATTACAGAATCAGGACTTGAGTCCCTAACTACAGATCATCAGACATACTGGAAAAACATCCTTTCTGCTCTTCTGTGGGCATCTGTGGTGCTATCAGCCACTGCCACCACATTCCAGAACTGTAATGAACTTTTCACCTACAGAGGAACCATGGCTTTATCCTAGATACACATAAATAACTCCTCAAAACCAAACCTGAAACAGTTATCAGGAAATAACACTATTATCATGGCAGCACTTACAACATTCAGGAGGTAGCACAGGTGATCATTTTAACTAGGGGCATTACAAGTCTAAAGAAACTAAGCTGAAATAACAGTAGAAAcctctccttttttcctattagcaACTTCAAGACACGGAATTCTCCTTGCCAggtaaaaagcaaaacacagagcAGGAAAGCCTCTGTTTGACAGAGATCACTGGAGAAACACAAAGTGGGTGTAGACTATTACTCAAAGGATCTCTCTCCAGGTCAGCAATATATTTCATTCAAGAGACACACTTGAATCACCCTGAACAGAAACGTGTTGCACCAGACCATGACACTGAGCCTCTGCTTTGAGGGATAAATCCCTGTCTCTGTTTGTCAGAGAGCTGTACTCACCTGGCACAGCGAACCCAGTTGATGTGCTGACTCAGAGAGAACAGAAATTTCTGCCTGTGAACCGTCCACACTTTGACTGTTTTGTCATCAGAAGCTGTAACTAAGGACTGGCCATCGCTGGAGAAATGAACACTTCTCACAGTTGCTGTGTGAGCCTTGAACACAGTCGATTCTCCTTTGCTACACAAAAGGGAAGAGCTCTTTAAAATTGCACAACAGGGCAGCAAAGACATTCTGTACTTGAAAACACAGAGCTGCCATATGCTGAGCAGTGCTAGGAACCCCCACTTCTATGGGAACTGTATGTGATCACATCAGGATAAAAACACTGATCAACCCCAAACTTGCTCATGCTATCGAAAACACACAGCTAAAACCAGTTGTTCCAGTTCCATACTGGAGGCCAATCCAACAGGAAACAACCCATACAGGTTGTGTCCTATATAGGGGCAAAAAATGCTACTGTTAATTTGTGCAGCCAATTAAAACAATTACAAAAACATCAATATAAAAGAAGACACCGAGGTTCTGTACTGTTGCCAGGTCCTTTGCTGCAAGGCAGGCAAGGAGAGAGGTGTTTTcacagctcacctggacagAGCCAAGCAGGCAACATCCCCCACAACTGCTCCTGTAAAGGCCCATGCTCCAGCTGGACAATTCCAATGCCATGTTACACAAGGAATAACACAACTGAATTCAGCACACCTGATGCTGTACAACTGTGAGCAAACTGCCATTAACTCAGCCAGGCAAGACAATTCAAAtgtgttaatttttctttacacATCATTTCCAAATAAATGCAAGATGCATTCTTCTGGCAAATAAACACAAGGCATATTTAGAGATCCGGAGCACGGCATATTTAGAGATCCAACAGATTTATGGAGCTCTTGGTCCAAAATCTGTCTCCAGCACGTACTGTACCACCGGGAGGTCCATATTCACAAACTGAAGAGAAGACAAAGACACAGTGGTTCTTCTTTCCCTCAGGCAGATCCCTGTCCCATAGCCAGAGAACTGCTACAAAGGAGAAATCCCAAGCCATAATTAAACACACAGAGAGGCAGAAGGGAATAGGTACTCACGCACTAGTAATCCACAAACGGACTGTTTTGTCTCTAGAGCCTGAAGCCACCAAGTGACCAGAAGGTGAGAAATGGACACACAAAACTGCATCTTTGTGGCCCACGAAGCGATAGGCTCTCATCTGAGGCTTCATACTCCAGATCATCAGGTACGAATCCATCGAGCCACTCgctgaaataaaaaaggaaaaacaaaaccacacaaaaccaAACTTGCATTAGTTCTCCTCCAATTACACTAAAACTACATTTCACACTCAGTTCACCATCACAGCTTCCAGAAGTCTCAATAAATTGCCCTTGGAGCTTCACCAGTCTATCGCAAGCTgcctatttaattattttcacgCATATAATTTCATTAGTAATTCAAACAAAACAAGGCCAGCCATGCATTACTTTGGACTGACAATTTACTTCCAAGAGTCCAGCCATGCAACAGCTGAGGAGGCAGAAGCCACACAGGTTGCAAATCTTTCACACACTCAGGAAATGAAGGTTATCTCATCACTTTCTTATTGGGAAGCAGAGGCAGGTATCAGCTGCAGCAAGTTAAATGTCACTACAAATTAAGCAGAGAAGACCAGTGAGTTGGTGACTTAAAAGCACCCAGGCTACACCTCCCTCCAACACCTCTCTCTTGTGGCAAAACactggtcaaagtcagctcagcagctcttcaCAACACATTAAAAACACAAGCTTGCAAGGAGAGTGGAGCAGTGCTCAATTTGCTGTCAGCAGGAAGCTCCAGCAGGACCTTTTGCTGTTGCAGAGCTCAGTACCTCCACTGCTCCCTCCATCTAAGGGAAAGCAGCTCTTTATCCTCTGGCTATCAAAACACAGACAATTTACCCAATTGTTTCTTATTGGGACTGAAGTCCACACTAGTGACAGCATCTCTGTGGCCTTTGAAGTGTCTCTCCAGGGATGGATCTTcctaaaagacaaaaatgttcAGACACTACAGATTTAAGAACCATCTTTgcacaataaaataattttatttctacagCAAGTGAACCAAGCCACATATCCACCCCACAAAAACAAGATAGAGGCAAGAACTGTTGTGCAGGCAACTGCACAACACAAAACACAGATTTCACATATACCATAAATTTTAGAAGAGGCAAATTATCCAAGCTGTTATTAGCTTGGATCTTGGGTGACTGCACAAATCCCTCACGCATTTTTATGACACACTGCTGGCACAGAGACTCTAAGCTGGCTATAGAACAGATAAGCCATGTCCATAGCACCTGAGTAGGCAGCCAAGCTCAGCTTTCGTCTGACAGCTGCTCAGGTGTAGCCAAGAGGCAACTATTTGCACAGAAGAGACAAACTGGCAAGATTTAACACACCTGTTGAAACAGGCAGGAGGAATAAGAACTGCAGCAAAATAGACTGACACACAACCCTTCCCACAGCACCTTGTTGCAAAGGCCAAAAAAAGCCTGAGGTCAGGCAAAAAGGACAAGCAAAGACCCGAGAGAACCATTACAAGAGGCTTTAACACTTGAAAACTGGCCAGAGTTCAGGCCAGGCTGATCAGCCTTCAATCCCTGCTCTCACATACACTGCCCCTGCCTCCCTGGCAATCCCCACCACAGCCTTCTCCCACTCAGGACTTGACCAGAGCCCCCTGCCCAGACAAGCACCCACCTCCAGAACAGGGCAACCCTCCCCCCTCAACACCCAGCCCTCCGCAGATCCAGAACCCCTCCAACAACCTAGAGGTGCTGCTCCCCACAAACAGAGGCCAACCCCAGCTGCAACAGCACCCCAGACCCAGGGCCACCAGCAGCATTAAGCTCCCCAAGCCCTCCTGCATGATGCCaccccacagcagcactgcatCCCCCCtaaacccagcactgcctccCACCGCCACCCCGGCCTCAGAGCCCCCCACAGCATCGGACACATCCGGGCCGCCACCAGCCCTGCCTTCCCCTTCCACTCTTCCCCGCACCGTCACAACCCTCCCGGCTCGGACACAACGGCCCAAGGGCTGCCACCGCCGCCACCCCGGCTCAGCGGCAGTCCCCCCGGCATTCCGGGAAGCGCAGGCCCCGCAGTAGCGGTCTCACACAGGCTgctccggcccggcccggccgcccctCACCTGGCAGAGGGCGGCCATGACGCCCCGCGGCCGCCGTTCGGTTCCCGCGCCGCGCGCGCCCCGTAGCAACGGCCCCGCCCTGCGAGGGGCGGGCAGGGGCGGGCCGCGCCTGAGGGGCCGCCATGGCGGGCTCGGGGCGGGAGCGCCCCTCGGGGCCGTGAAACGAGTCCGTGCCGTGGGGGCTGGTTCCTCTGAGCACAGCCGGCCCCTCACAGGGGGCTCAGGACGTCCGGGAAAGCCCCCTCCGGCGCTGTTATATCAGTTATTCCGACAGGGttgctcctgctccctgggcagcccgttcagtgcccaaccacccgaCTCCTGTACCTTTGCCTCACTCCCGCTCTGGGGCTGAATGGCTCCAGAGCCTGATGGGGGCGATCCCCGCGTCTCAGCCAGGGAAACATCACAAGCCTGTGCTCTCTAGGGCTAAGAACCCGGGCTGGTCACTTCCAAGAAGTGGTTCAGCTGGTGGCAGAGCAGTTGCTTCTGCTCGGTCTGCAGGACCAAATAGGAACGCAGCCTGGGGTTGTGCAAAGAGCACAGGACAGCTGAGAAAGGTTTATTCTGCCAATAGTTTAATGCCAACTCAAATCTATTTCTTCCAGCTCTATTCAGCTCTGTCTAAGAACAGCGCTATTAATTAGACGCTATGGACTGGCCGCTGACTGCTCTTCAGCAGGTGCCTGTGTAAAGCCCAGATCTGCTTCTCCATGAAGCTTGGGTTGACCATCTGGGCTTCTAAAGGGGTCTTTAATCCATCTCTTCTGCATCTGGGCCCCTTCCTTTAAGGACACCTCTCCTCTTGCACGTTTCCAGCAGCTGGGGATGTGCTGCGTTGAAGCTGGGGTTATAGTAGTAGAGGATCTAAAACAGGCAAAGGAGAAGAGTTAGTTGCCACCATCCCAAGACTGGAAACCCCCAAGTTACTCCAAATTGCAGCAGAGGATCATGGGCACTGAGGGCCATATAGAACCTAAAGCTCAGGCTAAAGCATGTGATGGTTGTGTTCAGTCATCACCACCCCTGGGGGTTTGCCTCCTGAGAGCAGAGCAGTGTAggattttcaaaagcagaacaactgcttttgaaaacCAAATATCACTATTTTTCAGCAGCTTCAGTGCATATGTGAGCAGGCAGGTAATTCTATTGGTCCTTGGATGCATCTGCTTGGCATGGAGCAGGTGTCACAGGAAGGTTTCAGATTTGGTACAGCAAGACACAGAGCAAAGACATTCACAGAAATCAGATTATGCTGAGTCCGTCTGTCCCTTAAATGGGTTCCAACTCAGCAGATCTCACCAAAATGTATCTTATCTGCATTTCTACTAGTCAGAAAGGCTCACTCAAACCTGCCTCAGCACagtctgaaaagaaaatgaaaaccagacTGCTcactcccatccccatcccctctatcacagaatcacatagTTTGGGGTTGAAacggatcttaaagatcatcaagtcccagccctgctgccttgggcagggatgccactcactatcccagattgctcagagccccatccagcctggccttgaacacttcaagggatggggcatccacaacttctctgggcaacctgtgccagagcctcaccacattcacagggaaggatttcttcctcacatctaatctaaacctggtCTCTTTCACTATACAACCACtgttccttgtcctgtcactctctGCCCATACGAAAAATCCTTCTCCCTCATTTTTATAAGCCCTCTTATAAAAAGTGGCTTCTTTTCAACCTGCATATGGCCCTCTGTGGCAAGGCCTTATTTGCTGTGAAGGTCCCTCTCCCCGCCCAGACTATCACAAGTGTTGGTTGCTGTGCAGAACAGCTGCTGTACTTGGCTGTGAGCAGAAGCTGCTGTTTCCTCTGATAGGAATTCAGGCAGGGAGGCAGATCTTTGGATATCCCGCTGCACTTTGGTGAATCCATACGCGTTCAGCTGTCGCATGaaacttttaattttctgtgtgtGGAACACCTGTTGTccttccctgcccagcaccTCTGCTTCAAAGAGATCTTTGTTGATGGCCACACATTTTCCACCCTCACTCCACCAAATGGACTGAAACTGGTCACTTTCCAGCATTTTCCAAAGCTTCTGTGGAAAGCGCAGGGATGAGAACTCTCGCTCCATGGCCATCGCCCTGGACAGCTTGGCTGTGTCCTGCCAGCTGGCAGGCAAAGGCCAACTGGCACCAACAGACTGCAGGTTCCAATGGAATGTTCTGCCACATCACTGTGGTGCCTGTGCTGTGGCATGGGGACATTGCAGGTGACATCTCAGTATTGCCCTGGCAGGGGGAGCAGCCCGAGGAAAAACTGCTGAAGGGAACTTGTTGCTTCTCCCTCCCAGAGCCACCAGTGATGGGAGTCCAGGGCCCAGCAGTGTCCACAGAACTGTCCTGAAGGGATGTGAGCAAAGAGAGGCCTGGGCCGTGTCTGGCTGCACCCAGGAGTGGTTCcccagggaggagcagggatggcTGCAGCCTTGGGGCATTCCAGGGCCCTCTTTGGGAAGCTTTCCAGCTGAGCCCCTCTGACACCTGCGGAATGGTGGCTCCCTGGACCACTGCaatgcagaagcagcagctctggcatgGAGAATCCTTTTCCTGACACCTCCTGCCCCAAAGCAGCAGAGATTCCTTGATGTCAACCCATCGTACTTGCAAACTTCTTGAATGGGATTgcacttttctatttttatctAGTGGGTTTAAAaccagctgggagggagggaccAGGGGACACACTTGCTTCATTTCTGGCAGGAGACCCAAAAGAAGGAGACCCTCTCCATACATGAATGACCCAGCAATCAGGGGCTGGGGAACAAAGCTCAAGCCCTCGCTCAAGCCATCCAGTCAAGAGATGTTCTGGTTCACTTGATCTGAATCACTCCTGCTTTGTTCATAAATGCAGAGCCATGAACACAATCCCATGAATTTGTCTTCCCAGGGAAGCCATCCATCCTTCTCCCTGCTGTCTGCCATCCCGCAGAAGACAGGCTGCTGGTTCAGGGGTGTTTGTGTGCCTGAAAAGCTCTGCCTTCCTCCCAGCCCTTTGAGGTACTGTGTCTGAAGAGATACATTCCTCCCTCAGACATGGCCTTTCTGCCCACATAGCTATGGATTTTGGATCTGGAAATCTGAAGCGGTTTCCAGCATGGCCTGACCTGTTCCTCATTAAATTCTTTGGCATTTGAGTATtaacttttcttcctctgcactgaagtaaaaaaagaagataTGCATGATGCTAAATATGCCCAAGGTCTGAAAGAATCTTGTACAATCCAttttagagaaataaaaaaccagAAACATGTTGTGATTGCACTCCCACTTATAAAAACAGGAAATGGGAACATTTGCTTTAATTGAAGGATTCTgccacccaaaaaaaccaccccaagttGCCTTCTAGATAATACACTGGCAGCATCTATGGTGGCCATGGATGGTTACTTTGCTTACCAAGTTCTCGGCCCTGGGGTGAGAATAGCCAGAGGTGACAGCAGATCATTGTCGAGACACTCTCACCTGTGGGAGTTCAGAGCAAATGTCAAAAGAAAACTAATTAAATTCACGTCAAGGGGCAAAAAGGGGCCCTTGGGAGCAACAAGCACACATTGGGTCCAGTGGTGGAGTGGACAGAGTCTTGAATAGCCCAGTTCAGCCATTTAAACATCTTTGTGGCATTATGTGGCCCGGGTTTGGGCAGGATGGGATTCTTCCCATCCCTCAGAAACGGTGGCCCTGGGAGGCAGCCCCCTCGTGACGCCCAGCCAGGGAGGAGGACCTCAGGCCCTGCGCTGTCCCCTCGGTGTCACCGCGGCTGGAGGGACTGCTGCCGTCCCTCAGATGGCCACCGGGGGGCAGGCTGGCGCCTCAAACAGCCTCCCTGGGACGACGAGGGAAAAACGAGCAGGAAACCGGGATGAGATGCGACACGGCTTCGTTAGAGATGAATCAGGCCAATCTGGGCAGCTTCTTTGTGAAGAATACCGTAACTCTGGGTGATAAAAGCCCTGAGCTTGCCTCTCTCAAATGCCACTTCCGAGCTTGCAACTAGGCTTTATTTAGTAATTCTCAGCAAGTCTTTCCCTGGGCTTATTTGTATCACTGTGAATCAGAAAGATATCAGAAGCCCCAGGGTCTGCCCCCTCTGTCGCATCGACGGAGCCttgcactgccagccctgccaaggcTCTGATCCCTGCACGATGCAAAGCAACAAAAGCTGTTGCAGAGCATCAGACACACCCAGAATTCAGGTGAGTTGTTCTTGCATGAAATTACAGTTAACCTTTGACTTCAAGCCCAGCCCACAAAGCGCTGAATTTCTCTTTAGAGTGAGTGGGTCTAAGTTTAGCAACTACACTTCATGTTTACCAATTCTATAGTGCAAACCCCAGTTCTCACGTGTCCTGTTAATACTTAAACTGCTGAGCATACCAGTCTCTACGCACACCTTTGCAGTTCTAAGAATATTCCAAGGGACAGCGTGCAAAGCTTCAGAAAGCCAGCATGAGACTCTTTCTGAAAAAGCTGAAGTTCTCAGCAAGACCAATGGTGGGAAGAAGTATTTTGTTATCTACAAAGGAAGCTCCAAGAGACATGGAGTTGGTGTAAGCAATGCACACAAGCTAAAATGGAACCAGAACCTACATCCAGGTCTCTCAGTTGCTAGCAGCACTCAGAACAAGGTCATGCTGTCTCAATGATCACCATGATCCCAGCATGGGTCTTTCACAGATGTTTTGTGTCCCATCCAGTATATCCTAGAGATGGAGGCggtggccctgggcaaccaacCCTGCAATGCTTTGGCATAGGTCGAAATGACCATCTGCGATGTGACAGCCACCCTGGTATTGGCACTTTGCATCCAGCGAGCACAGCAGGGACGTAGGCAGCCCAAGCACACAGCTACAAGGAGCCAAAGAATGTAGATGAAGACTGATACCCCAGAAAGTTGTTGTCCAACCTCTTTTGCTACTGCTGCAGACAGTTTGGACACTGCAGAAGGGACCAGATCCaccaagcagctcagctgatgaCAATGACATGGTCCCTTTGCTTCCATGGGGAGAGGCCGCTTTACATCAGCTGCTTTACATCAGCTGAAGATGTAGCTTGCTGCCACATcagttattttttctcttactAATTACTTTGTCCTCCCCTGTGTGCCAAACCTGTTTATTTATAGCCCACATTCTTTTTTCTCCCACCTGCCTTTGTGCTTATTGCCCTTCCTTACAGAGTTAAGAAaaagacaggagaaaaaaaaccctttttctcAAGTAAGTCCTGACCTAAATGCAAATCTGTTCAAGCAAGTTCAGAGAGCTTTGATGCTACAtaagaagggaaagggaagaggagcagcctctgctgctATCAGAACAGATATTTACTGCTGCATAACAACCAGGCAATGAAGCAAAAGCCACGGGAGTTTAAAGAGGAAGCTCAGCCAAAGGTCACCTGGCTGCCCCAGGTGCTTGTTATCAGAGCCTtgaaaagagggaggaaagtgACATAAGCTGATTATAGCAACAACAGGAAACAGCTgacagggctgggggagccctCTCCTCAGCACACAGAGGGTCTTTGCTGTTGTAAAGTAAAAGGGGCTGCAAAGCCTGGGCTCTGGAGCTGCTCGGGACACCAAGGGAAAATACTTCTGCTTCAGATCTGAAGCATCTGCTAGGCAGAGAGTCAGAAAGCACTGTGTTAATTGCAATACTCTGTTTTATTTGCTGCCCAGTCTGTGCAGTGGATTTGTACTACTTTCACTGCTCATCCAAGTAGCTGAAGTGCTGAAGGGAAGGGTGACAAGGGGACACGTGCTGGAGCACCGGAGGAATACACTGCTACTCTCTGTGAAGCGATACAGTTCTTCAGCCATCCAAGAGAGAGGGAGTAAAAGGAGCTCATGCATGTCTACAGTTTCCATAACTAGCCTAAAGGAGGAGAAGAATTCAGGAGTGAGAAAACCTGGCAAGCTGGATCCAGCCAGAACACCATCAGCAGCCTTCTCAGCATCTACAAAGTTGTCTCTGACCACTTAAATTGGTTCTAGTGCCTTAAGCCACTATAGGATCTTAAAATCTGTTACAGGAATGTAGATCAAACCTGCCATTAAAATGTCTCCAGCACAGATGGCCCAGCTGTGCTGGTCTTGCTGACCAAGGATAGGTGGCTGCTTTCAGTCCCTGAACTTTCTCTGCTAGTGCCTGCAGGGTTGAGCAGAGTTCAGGCTGTGCTGAACTCACAGTTGCATCAATCCAGAGCCCAAAGTGCACAGAAACTGGTGCTAGGAAAACGCTAGCTGA from Aphelocoma coerulescens isolate FSJ_1873_10779 chromosome 12, UR_Acoe_1.0, whole genome shotgun sequence carries:
- the POC1A gene encoding POC1 centriolar protein homolog A isoform X7; this translates as MLSLVWTSVPIRNNWVNCLCFDSQRIKSCFPLDGGSSGASGSMDSYLMIWSMKPQMRAYRFVGHKDAVLCVHFSPSGHLVASGSRDKTVRLWITSAKGESTVFKAHTATVRSVHFSSDGQSLVTASDDKTVKVWTVHRQKFLFSLSQHINWVRCARFSPDGRLIVSASDDKTVKLWDKTSRECIHSFCEHGGFVNHVDFHPTGNCIAAGSTDSTVKLWDVRMNRLLQHYQVHSSVVNSLSFHPSGNYLVTASNDSTLKILDLLEGRLLYTLHGHQGPATCVAFSRDGDFFASGGSDEQVMVWKTNFDAADYGDVVKPQKYGSSVDVTHGTGTVSILEQRLTLTEDKLKECLENQQKIIQNKTN